A section of the Candidatus Eremiobacteraceae bacterium genome encodes:
- a CDS encoding NHL repeat-containing protein produces MNKIFRALAVAAAIVLAGCDGHGSALPGSANGKPPSGGGATATALFVISVPPKPKHKGVGPHYVSPSTASITIAQNNGTPVVVNLSTLNPACSSSGGTLTCSANFPATVGTNQLFTVIAYDAQNGAGNVLSQNSVTADIVQNMANQVDLTLNGAIASMQLVLAQPTPPEGASATIPLTINAMDADSNIIVGPGSFDNGPIVLSNSDTSGATTLSATSIGDPSVAITVAYNGNPIPGGIATFSASAGGGSIQTSGAQDALLVPQPKIYVANFGNSTVTTYNPDGTRTTPTISAGLSNPFGVAIDAAGKIYVTNQFIHTVTTYNPDGTQTTPTISSGLNRPFGVAVDAAGKIYVANEGNNTVTTYNPDGTQTTPTISIGLNNPLGVAVDAAGKIYIANAGGTVTTYNPDGTQTTPTISGGLSGPNGVTVDAAGKIYVTNAGSYTVTTYNPDGTQTTPTISSGINGPEGEAVDAAGKIYVENANTQTVTTYNPDGTQTTPTISSGLNAPRGVAVH; encoded by the coding sequence ATGAACAAGATTTTCCGCGCGCTCGCCGTGGCGGCGGCGATCGTTCTCGCAGGCTGCGACGGCCATGGTAGTGCGCTGCCGGGTTCAGCCAACGGTAAACCTCCATCTGGAGGTGGTGCAACGGCCACGGCGCTCTTCGTGATCAGCGTGCCGCCTAAGCCCAAGCACAAAGGCGTCGGACCGCACTACGTCTCGCCGTCGACTGCGTCGATAACCATCGCGCAGAACAACGGCACGCCAGTCGTGGTGAACCTCAGTACGCTGAATCCCGCCTGCTCATCGTCAGGCGGAACGCTCACCTGCTCGGCGAACTTCCCGGCCACTGTCGGCACGAACCAGCTGTTCACCGTCATCGCCTACGATGCGCAAAACGGCGCTGGGAACGTATTGTCGCAGAACTCAGTCACGGCCGACATCGTGCAAAATATGGCTAATCAGGTGGATCTGACGCTCAACGGCGCGATCGCATCGATGCAGCTTGTACTCGCGCAGCCTACGCCGCCCGAGGGCGCTTCGGCGACCATCCCACTTACGATCAACGCGATGGACGCCGACAGCAATATCATTGTGGGCCCAGGATCTTTCGACAACGGTCCGATCGTCCTCTCGAACAGCGATACGTCGGGGGCGACGACGCTGTCGGCGACGTCGATCGGTGATCCATCCGTCGCAATCACGGTGGCCTACAACGGCAACCCGATTCCCGGCGGAATCGCGACGTTTTCTGCGTCGGCAGGCGGCGGCTCGATTCAGACAAGTGGTGCACAAGACGCGCTCCTAGTGCCGCAGCCTAAAATTTATGTCGCGAACTTTGGCAACAGCACTGTGACGACGTACAATCCCGATGGCACACGGACTACGCCGACGATCAGCGCCGGGTTGAGCAACCCCTTCGGCGTGGCAATTGACGCGGCCGGCAAGATCTACGTCACGAACCAATTCATCCACACTGTTACAACGTACAACCCCGATGGTACGCAGACCACCCCGACGATCAGCAGCGGGCTGAACCGACCCTTCGGCGTGGCTGTCGACGCAGCCGGCAAGATATACGTCGCGAACGAAGGCAACAATACTGTGACGACATACAACCCTGATGGCACGCAGACCACACCGACGATCAGCATCGGGCTGAACAACCCATTGGGAGTGGCGGTCGACGCGGCCGGCAAGATCTACATTGCGAACGCTGGCGGCACTGTGACGACCTACAATCCCGATGGTACGCAAACTACGCCGACGATCAGTGGTGGGCTGAGTGGGCCTAATGGCGTGACGGTTGACGCGGCCGGCAAAATCTATGTCACGAACGCAGGCTCCTACACTGTAACAACGTATAACCCCGATGGCACTCAGACCACACCGACTATTAGCAGCGGGATCAACGGGCCTGAGGGCGAGGCGGTCGACGCGGCCGGCAAGATCTACGTCGAAAACGCCAACACCCAAACTGTGACGACCTACAATCCCGATGGCACGCAGACAACGCCGACGATCAGCAGCGGCCTAAACGCGCCCCGGGGTGTGGCAGTCCACTAA